TCTTGTAACCTTTTAAATCTGGTAAGAGCTCCTCAAGTCCTTTCTGTGAGGGAGAAGggcatttttttcatactgctTAAGGTGAATGTCCATTCTCTACCCTGGTGAAGAAGTTCTTGGTCCATTTCTTAAGCAAGTAACTACAGTGCATGTAGTGTCCAATCTAATGGACCACTTTTGGTGGTTTCTCAGACCAGATGCAGGCTTCCTCCACTTTCTCCAGATACATCCTTACATTCAGCAGCAGAGTTTccccaggaaaagcaggaggaatgGGTGCTGAAAACCCAAAGTGAACAAGCAGTATGCAAGTATTGCAGGCAAAATAAACCTCAGAAATGGTACTGGATGCTATATTCAGGTATTTTTCCTAGTATTTGAGGAGGAAATGCAAAAATCATTGAACTGTTGCTGATAGAGCCATCGGCAACAGAGAAAACACTCGTGTCATCAGTAATTGTGTTGAAAACATGGGATTGTAAGGCAATAGTGTTTGTGCTTGGGGTGAGTCCAAGGGGGAGGGACCTAAGGCCCCACCCACAGAGGCTCCATGGCCACAGCAGgcaccaccagctcctcctgccccatcccGGGGGCCCAACATCCCCCCATGCCAGAGGGCTACAGCTCTACACCAGGTGGCACCATCTACTCCACCACACCAGGGGGTAAGAACCAGCAATGGGACAGGGTTGTCCCTTGAACAGAACAGTGGCCTCAGCCGCCCTATCTCTGCCTGATGGAAGCAGCTCCATCCTTCTGGGGCTCTCCAGTTTGCAGCTTGGTTCCTGGGGACATgggcagcttctctgggcagcagaTCCAGGCAGGCCCACGGTATGGtagctgtgctggcagcccagaggTGGAGGGGAACAGGGACCCCCAAACCTTTGTAGAAAGATCCTGATAGAAGTTAGGGCCACTGCTGTCCTGTGGTTGGGGTGTgggctctgcagtgctgctggggggggctGGGTGCAGCACTTGCCCCAGGGAGATGGGTGATGTCTGGGCACTGCTggctggagctgagggaggCTCAGGACAAAGTCTGCTCCCACCAGTCCTGGGGAAAGGTACTGGGTGGCACAGCTCTGTCCAGAGTGTCCCGAGGCTGCCCTTCTGTCCCCCTTCTGACTCCCCGCAGAGCCCCTGGTTTGGCTGTTGAGTAGAtccttttctttgctgtctgtGCTCAGGGCAATGTGTGTGTTCTGTCCTGAGCTGGGCATGTTGCAGTTGAGCTGCAGGCTCCATTGTGTGCCCTGATAAGCTTatctggggctgggagctgggtgctggcgCAGGGTGTGTGATGTGGTTGTGGTGTCAGAAAGGgcccagcctgtccaggtgctctgggcccagcactgctgggctgtggtgacagctgggcagggggaaaggcctgagctggggcagggcagaAAGTGTCTGGTGCAGCCTTGGAGGTTGGTtgctggggtgcagggagggacAGAACTTGGCCCTGGGTGGACACTGGGCTCACCTACCAGAGGTGTCCCTGGAACCTCTGGCACCTTGTCCTGCAAGGCACAGCAGGGTGGCCAGTGGGCTGAGCTGATGGGGATGGGTCCCCAGGTACAGCTCACCATGATGCCAACAGAGGGGTCACCCAGCCTTGAGTGTTaagagagctgcaggcagccacCCCTATGCCAGCCACCTCTGGGCAGGGTGTGCTGGAGACCTGCCCAGCCACTGGGCTCAGgctgtgcccagggctggccctgcctgccaggcagcacccaggggcACTCGTGTGGAGGACAGAGCCTCCATGCTGTGCCCTGGCAGAGCTCCAGGAGCCTCAGAGGGAGAGGAACAGCATGGGGaagagctgctgggcagggtAGGTGTCAGTCTGCCACGTGGGAAGCCCCACGGTGGCTCCAGAGCCAGGTGTGTTGCTGAGCCTGTCCAAGCACTGGGTCTCCCCCCCTGCTCCAGGCCCTGGCAGTGGTGCTTGGAGgagggggcaggcaggcagtgcCTGACAGCTCCCTGCTTTTGCCAGGTACCCGCATCATCTACGACCGCAAGTTCCTGCTGGAGTGCAAGAACTCGCCCGTGGCCAGGacccctccctgctgcctgccccagaTCCCCGGTGTCACATCCCTGGCCCAGTCCAGCCTCGTCAAGCTGGAGGAGCTCAAGGAGCAGAATGAGAGTGAAGAAGCCATGCCAGGTGAGCAGCCCAGGCATGCAGCCCTTGGCTCCTGCCCGCCCAGAAGGGCAAGGGGAGGTTCCTGCTCAGCCCCAGTTCCAGCTTAGTTTGCCTGCATGCTTCTCCAAAGGCAAATCCCCTCCTAACCTTGGCCCTGTGTCCCTCCATACCCTTGCAGATCAAGACCAGTTTGAGATGGACATCTGAGTTTCCAGGTCCCCGTCTCCAGGCCATGACTGGGCCTGTTCCTGGGCCTCGAGGAGGTGCTGGCATCATGACCAGCTGGCTGCAGCCCTCTCTGATGCTGGGGATGGATGTGTGACACCTCAGGCTCTAGCACAACTGGCTGGTGCAATTGCCTAGGAGCTCATGCTTGATCAATAAACACCATGAAACCCGAGCTGACCTGGTGCATCTTTGTGTTGGGGCTAACTTGCAGAGTGAAAAGGAGCTGAGCACCACCAGGAGCCCTTTGGGAGTACTGAGGATCATTTCCTCTTGCACTGAGACTGCAGGATGGGGGTGCTGAATGCCAGGGCCTCGGTGTCTGCTCCCAGGGTCTGAGTGCTACAGTgcagcctgtcccagctgtgGTGGGGACAGCTGTGAGGTCTTCCTGCAGGTGTGATGTGGGGAGCAGCACAATGCTGTCTGCTTGCTGTCCAGGATAAACATCTATACCCTGGGCTTACCTGGCCTGATTGTCATCACTAGCACTGTGAtgtttctctgtccccagccaccCAGGTCTCTTGGGTCTGAGCTGTGCCAGGATGGGCAGGAGCCCAGATAGAAGCATGGGCTGTAGCTGCAACACAAACCCTGGCTGTGCCAGGCAGGCCTGGTCTAGCTGCAGGCCAGcttccccagccagcccagaaCTTAAGCAGCCATGTGCCTGCTGCTGGAGTTCACCGCACAGTCAGTGAAAGGCAAGGCTGGGGGTAGCAGGCATTGCCAACCAGTACAGTACATGCATTGCTGCCCACTCCCACTGGGTGATGCTGGGGTGCTGCACTTTCCCTTCATCTCTTGTGGGCTGGGAACACCTTGCCCAGGCAAGAGCCCCTTGGTCAAGCCTGAaaccagctgcctcctgctgcttcagagaaCCAGAATCCACCTACTGCCAGAACCCCAGGGCAGGCTATGGCGAGGGGCAGGTTAGTGCTGTTTATTAAACATCATGTAGTGAATCGCCACTAAAATGTTACAGTgattaaaatctcattttcctgGGCGAGGactgggaggcagagggggttcccttctgctggtggcCCTGGGTAAGGTGCTCACAGTCTGCAGCCCTGCCCCTAACATCAGGAATCCTTCTGGCCGTCCGGAGGCTTAGCGCTGCCATCCTGTGTCTCCGCAGGCAGCTCCGCAGCAGGCAGGCTCCTGGTCTCAGCAATCAGACGCTTGACACCCACCAGCCACTGGCTCACCTCGTTCACATGATCCACCATGAGTGAGCGGTGGATCTCATCAGCtgcatcccagtgctgctgctgaagctctgccaggaaaGGGGAAGCTGTCAGAGGTCAGCCTTCCCGGGAAGCTGACAGAGGCATGGGGTCAGCCTTCCCGGGAAGCTGTCAGAGGCAGGGGGTCAGCCTTCCCAGAGGTGCCCCCTGCCTGGGGCCCTGGTGCTTGCCCCTCACCTTGCACCAGGAGGCTCATCCCCTTTCTCACCGGGGCTGACAGCTTTCCCTGAGCCCATGCATCCTCCAGCACGGTCAGCCGCCGCCCGATGTCATCACACACttgtttctgaaagcagagatgAGCTGGAGGGGGGACCCGTGTCCCACCAGCTCCGAGGAACCCCCAGGGCAGTCCCTGCCTGTCTGCAGTGCGTGGGacagggctgagggaggggtTTCCGGGGCCTCACCGACACCGAGGGGCGGCAGGAGTCGAGGGCTTCTCTGAGCGGGCCGAGGACGGCATGGGCAGGCAGGCTGCATTCCTCCGGGCAGGCTGCAGCACTCGGCCCCCTGCTCTCTGCCCGCGGGGCAGGGCTGATGGACCCCAAGGGGGGTGGTCCCAGCGCCCGGGGAGGAGGCGCTGGGCTGGAAGCGGAGGCAGAAGGGGCAACGGCCGGGTCTGGAGGAGCAcctgcagggaagaggcagcacaCAGAGCCCCGTCAGCACAACCCAGCCCGCAGCTGGGAGCTAAAAGCTCATCACCCCCATCGAACCGGCCCAGCAGGAAGCGGGGGTCTCCAGCCCCCTGCCCgtgctgctccagggctggcaCTGCCCGGCATCAGCACCTCAGAGCCCGGAGCAGGGACAGGTGCCACCAGCACCGCTCCTACACCGCCAGGGAGCAGAAGGAACCAGGCTCCACACCGAGCCGGGCGTGGAATTCCCACGGCATCCAAGCAGACAGAAGGACCAGGACAGGGAATGGAGCGGGAGAGGCCCCTGCGGAGCCTCAGGCCTGGGGACAGCGCTGGAGCCCGGCTCCGCGGGAGCAGCCCCGGACGGGCAGGTGGAATCCGGGTGGGTGAACCGGGGGCTTTGCGGGTGCTGACCTGGGGGAGCTCCCGTGGGCGGAGGGGGGGCCCGGCGGGTGAGCGGGATTCGCTTGGGATCCCCGGCCTGCGCCTGCAGCCCGTAGGAGAACTGGGGAGGGTCGTTCCAGCCACGCTCCTGGTTCCCTGCGGCAGCAAAGGGCACAATGAGAACCGGGGAGAACCACGGGCACCCGCCCCCAGAGAGCCCCTGCCCGAGGATGgccgccccctccccacacacgGTCTGTCCGGGACTGCCCACACCGGACACGACCCCCCGGAGCCTCCCAAGCCTCCCCCCACCGGGACAGGGACCCGGgcccgccccctccccacccGGTCACGGCTTCCCTGGGGTATCCCACACGGAGCCCCCACCCCACCATGATCCTCCGTCCCGGGGCTCCCCCCAGGAGCCTCATCCAAGGTCCCCCCGCACCGGAAGCTCCCACGGCGCCCCCTCACCCGGCTTCACGTAGAGCTCCGCCATCCCGCCACGTCACGCCGGGCCCGGCCCCTTCCGCCCGTGGGGGACGGGACGCGGCGGGGGGGGCGGGGGAGCCCCGGGTCCCGCCCCGCCGGGGGACGGGAcggggggcggggggcggggcgggggcctCTGGGTTCTGGCCCCCGCCCCGTCCCCCGTCCCGGGCTGCTATGGAGTGTGGAGGAGAGCCCGCCGGAGCCGGAAGGTCtccaggaaggagaagaggccCCGCTTGCGGGCTCCAGCCCCCGCCGCTCCGCCGCTGCCCACGCTCGCCTTCGCCCCCCCGACGGCAGCATCCCCCGAGGCGGCCGCCCCGGCTCGGCCCCGGCCCGGCGGAGCCTTTGTCTTAGCCCCCGGTGCAGCGGCCACCAGGCACTTCTGGTACTGCACCTGTGGGGACAGAGCGTGGCCGTGGGGTAGCACCGCCGCTGGGTAAGACACAGCCTGGCACGGCCGTGGGGTGCGACATGACACCGTGTGGCCGTGGGGGTGAATCGCAACGTGGAACGGACACGGGGTAGGGGCACGACACAGCAAGGCCGTGGGGCTTGGCACAGCATGGCATCTCCACGGTGTCAGGTGCAAGGCGGGGTGCTCGGGGGGTCACGTGCAACAGGAAGGGGTCGTGGGGTGACACGCGACACGGCATCACCGTGGGGGTCAGACACAATGAGGTGGGGCACAACACCCAACCCAGCACAGCACGCCTGGGAGTCGGACATGGTACCGTGGGATCAACTCCCTCCAGCCCCCGCCGCCATCCCCAGGGTCAGGTGTCCGACCCAGGCCCCTGCCTTTGCCGTCTCCCGTCCCCAGCCCTCGCCTTCTGTGGGGAAGCTAGGGGACACCAGGAGAagcccagcccctgctcacCATGCAGGCTGCCTGCACCGCTTCCGAGATGGTGCCGGCGTCTGGCTCGCACCAGAAGGCGGTGCACTGGAAGTGCCGTCCCGTGTCCACGATGAGCGCGAAGGTGTGGGCATCCCGGCCCACCCCCAGGAACGTCACGTACCGCACCTGGCACTCCCAAATGTGCGCCACCTCCTCGTCTTCCTGTGGGAACCCCACGGGCATCCATCCCCGGCCACCCTGCCACCCACACCAGTTCCCCCCTGCTGGCAACTCAGGTCCCAACGGCGGGTGCCTGTTCCAGCTCAGTGACAGCAGGGGACCCCCCGTCCCCGTCCCTCTCCCCACCTGTGCAGGCTGCACCCTCATGGCCGTGTCAGAGACACGGATGAGGGAGGGCATCCAGTGTTCCCGCCCAGGGCCCTGCGTCAGCTTCTCGATGGCCTCATTCAGCACAtccatccctggggagcagAAGATCCCATCCCATCAACCACTGCCCCCCAGGCAGGGAACACCCGGCACCAAGACAGACGCGGCTGCCAGGCTACTCGGTGTTGGTGGGCTCTCAGGTGGCCCTGTGTGGCCAGCACTTACCCATGGCCCTGGGCACGGGCAGGCTGCCGATGTACAGCGCCTCGTATGTCTGCATTGACTGCCTCACTGCTTCCAAAACATCCACTGCCACAGAAGGAGAGGTGGGGGTGGTCTCCATGTCCCCCCCCTTGTACCCAGAGATCCCGGGGTCACAGCCAGGCAGGCCAAAGGGCTCTGCCTGCTGactgggcagggggagcagcCCGTAGGAATGGGGGGACAGTACCTTGCAGTGGCAGGTCCTCGTTGGGGATGGGCTCCAGCACAGTGTCCCGTGATGTCCTGCTGCTCGCTATGGCTCGCTCAGCCATGATCTGTAAGAGACAGGCAGCCCTGTGCCTCCCCTTGCCCCCGAGACCCCCGCCCCATGCCCACACTGCCCAGAACCCCTGCATCCCACCTTGGAGCACATCTCGTGCAGGGCTTTGGCGATGCCCTTGGCGGGCACATTGCAATGGAAGACGTGACACTTGAGGACGCAGGTGTCCTTGTCACTGGCCACAAAGGCGAAGTCTCTGTAAGGCCAGGGAGAGCCCAATGTGAGGTGGCAGAAGCAGCCCCCATTCCCCAGGCTGCCCACCAGCCCCTTGCTCCCTTACCTGTCCCTGCAGCCACGGTGGCAgtaagggagggaggaggggggacaTGTTAACTGCTGGAGTGCTTTCTCCCCACAGCAGGCAGAgccatcccccagccccaggctctgccccagccccggCACCTGCCATGGTTGCAGCCAACACCCCAGACACGGATGTTGAGAATGGGCTGGTGGTGGATGAGGCTGCGGTCAAGGGGATCCACCAGGCTCATGGTGTCCTTCTTCAGGATCATCACCAGGTCCTGGCCCTGCAGAGAGTCAGCAACTCCCTCAGCCTTGCAGATGTCCTTGGTACCCTGAGCACCCAGTCTCCGTGTAAGGACacccctgtccctgcagctggcTCAGACCCAAGTGTGGGGACAGTCCTGTCACACTCAACAGCCCTACCCAGGTACCATTACTGGCCGTGGGTCCAGGCACACCTGGCACAGCCCCCAAAGGACAGGCCTCTTGGACTCACCTGCCTCACACTGCGGAACACCCCATGGATGGGCTGTGTGGAGAGACTGGGCCCTGCCACTGGCACTGCCTCCCACTCCAAGCATGCTCCCCCTTGGTGGGGACAGCCAGCATCAGCAGTGGCCCCAGGGTGGGAGCCTGTCTGGCAGCACTTGTCCCAGGCTCTCACCTCACCCCAGTTCTCCACAGAGCCCTGGCCCTTGCTGTTGGAGAGCTGCTGGATGCAGTTGTTGACAGCGATGCTGCTCTTGCCAGGTGCCAGGTCCTCCTCGGGGATCTCCACCCAGCCCAGTGAGCGCACAGTAAAGCACTGAGAAGAGACAGGTTTCAGCACCTGGCCAGGACCACCATTCCCACCCCACACCCCTCACcgtgctcagccccagcccacCCATGCTGGAGCTGCCATGGAGCCCCTGGGTGCAGTACCTTGGATCCAGGCTCTTCAGTCTGCTGGAAGTCCTCTCCGTGCCAGGGCAGTGAGGTCCTGCAGCAGGAAGGGGCAGGTGAGGGGACAGTTCCCACTCATCAGCATGGACCTGGGGCACTCAGAGAAATGCCAGGATGCTCTGGCACTGGCAGACCCCTGTGCCACCAGCTGGGAAGCATCCCATCGGGATGACCAGTATTGGGGTCCTGCTGACTCCAGTGTGTGAGGCTGCTTTGGTGATGGGGGGCATTTGGGCCCAGCAGCCATTGGTGACTGAAGCGGgaagagcccttcttgctcctagggctgatcctgaggcctcagggcttagcccattcctggacgatgtcctagggctgttcctggggctccgggatctaccccttcttgcctgctcctggggctccttgagctgtgggcttctcaatcctcactgaagagtgagagctgtctctgtgggtgtcagctgctctcttattggccccgtgctcctgcacatgctcaggagggaggccagacacaggtgaacccacacccactcctcaataactca
This window of the Calypte anna isolate BGI_N300 chromosome 13, bCalAnn1_v1.p, whole genome shotgun sequence genome carries:
- the APBB3 gene encoding amyloid-beta A4 precursor protein-binding family B member 3, encoding MLGKDYMLAIVLVNCDDNLWSDQSLETDPDLPPGWRKIHDSLGTYYWHVPTGTTQWQHPTCTTSPGGYLEADGEETLQGMDFQATMVKHSGKDRPIPSPMASLSRRTSLPWHGEDFQQTEEPGSKCFTVRSLGWVEIPEEDLAPGKSSIAVNNCIQQLSNSKGQGSVENWGEGQDLVMILKKDTMSLVDPLDRSLIHHQPILNIRVWGVGCNHGRDRDFAFVASDKDTCVLKCHVFHCNVPAKGIAKALHEMCSKIMAERAIASSRTSRDTVLEPIPNEDLPLQVDVLEAVRQSMQTYEALYIGSLPVPRAMGMDVLNEAIEKLTQGPGREHWMPSLIRVSDTAMRVQPAQEDEEVAHIWECQVRYVTFLGVGRDAHTFALIVDTGRHFQCTAFWCEPDAGTISEAVQAACMVQYQKCLVAAAPGAKTKAPPGRGRAGAAASGDAAVGGAKASVGSGGAAGAGARKRGLFSFLETFRLRRALLHTP
- the SRA1 gene encoding steroid receptor RNA activator 1, with protein sequence MAELYVKPGNQERGWNDPPQFSYGLQAQAGDPKRIPLTRRAPPPPTGAPPGAPPDPAVAPSASASSPAPPPRALGPPPLGSISPAPRAESRGPSAAACPEECSLPAHAVLGPLREALDSCRPSVSKQVCDDIGRRLTVLEDAWAQGKLSAPVRKGMSLLVQELQQQHWDAADEIHRSLMVDHVNEVSQWLVGVKRLIAETRSLPAAELPAETQDGSAKPPDGQKDS